The following is a genomic window from Desulfofarcimen acetoxidans DSM 771.
CCGCTCGGACACCCCTCCAACCAGTGGTTATCGCATTCGCATAACGACAATAGGAAGTATATCATAATCAAAATATAATGTCAACTGGCCAAAACAACTAATTGTAAAAACATTAACATTATATTTCTATCCGGAGTATTTTAAATTATCTGTTACCATTATCCCATTTTATTATAATTACCTGGCTATCTCCTTCAAACCACCCATATATGGCTGTAAAACCCTAGGTACCTTTACCGAACCGTCTCTTTGCTGGTAGTTTTCCAGCACCGCAGCCAGTGTCCTGCCAATAGCCAGACCTGAACCGTTCAGGGTATGTACATACTGGGGTTTTGCTTTGCCTGTTTTAAATTTAATTCCGGCTCTTCGGGCCTGAAAATCAGTGAAGTTACTACAAGATGAAATCTCACGATAAGTTTGATAGCCAGGAAGCCAAACCTCCAAGTCAAAGGTTTTTGCCGAACTAAAACCTAAATCACCCGTACACAGGATAATCAGGCGATAAGGTAATTCCAACAACTGAAGTACCTTTTCCGCATTAAGCACAAGTTTATCTAACTCCTCAAAGGAAGTATCAGGGTGGCAAAACTTTACCATTTCCACTTTATTAAATTGATGCTGGCGAATTAAGCCTCTGGTATCACGCCCGGCGGCTCCAGCCTCCGCCCTAAAACAAGCGCTGTAAGCAACATGGCAAATGGGCAGTTTTTCACCATCCAGTATTTCTTCCCTATATAAATTTGTTACCGGCACTTCCGCTGTCGGTATTAAATAATAGTTTGTATTCTCTAACTTAAACATATCTTCTGCAAACTTCGGCAATTGGCCTGTACCCTGCATACTATCCTGATTGGCAATAAACGGGGGAAATATTTCGACATAGTTATGCTGGGAGGTGTGCAAATCCAGCATGAAATTAATTAATGCTCTCTCCAAACGAGCCCCCAAACCCTTATAAAAAGAAAATCTGGCTCCGGTAACCTTGGCTCCTCTTTCAAAATCAATAATATCCAGACCTTCTCCTATATCCCAATGAGCCTTAGGTTCAAAATCAAATTTGGTAGGCTCACCCCAGAGCCTTATTTCAATATTGTCAGTTTCGCTTTTACCAACCGGCACAGAAACATCCGGGATATTGGGAATACCTAATAGAATTGCTTGCAACTCTTCTTCTATTACTCTTAGCTGATCATCTAAATCTTTAATTTCCTGAGAAACCTGTCTCATTTCCAGTACTATTTGCTCAGCCGGTTGGCCTTCTTTTTTTAGCCTGCCGACTTCCTGGGATACAGTATTGCGGCGATTTTTTAACTGTTCAACAACTACCAGTTTTTCTCGTCTCTGTTCATCCAGCTTTAAAAATTCATCCAGACTGCCTCTATTTCCCCTCTTGGCCAGGGCCTCTTTAACTGTTTCCGGGTTATTGCGCACAAATTTTAAGTCCAACATCGGTTAACCCCCAAATTAAAGGCTACAGTAGTTCTATATGTATATTTAAACGGAGTGTCTCTAAGTATCATTATATTAACTTTTATTTAACTTGAAGCTTTAGCGGGGGATAGTACCCCCGCTAAAGCTTCAATAATTACATTTTACAAACTGACAAATTTAACATCCAAAATACCGTCAACTTGAGCAATAGCTCTTAAAGTATCATCAGGAACTACATCGTCAATAGTCAGCACCATAACGGCCTTGCCACCAATTTCTTTGCGTCCTACCTGCATTGCGGCAATATTAATATCATGTTCGCCTATTAAGGTGCCTACCTTACCGATAATCTTCGGCCTATCATAGTGAGGTACAACCAGCATATGGCCGCTGGGAACAACATCCACACGGTAACCGTCAATGTTTACGAGATGGGCAACATTACCCTGCAGCAATGTTGCAGCCAGAACTCTTTCCCCACTTTCACAGTAAACCTTGGCTGTCATTAAATTATTATAATCTTTTGCCATTTCAGCAGTTGTCTGGATAACTTCAATACCCCTGTTCTTGGCTATTACCGAGGCATTGACAAAGTTAACGTTTTCCTGAAGTATTGGATCCAGCATGCCCTTCAAGAAAGCTGTGGTAATAGGTGTAACCTCCAAAGCGGACAATTCCCCGCTGTAGATAAGCTCAATTTTATTCACACGTCCAGTAATCATCTGGGCATGGAAGTTGCCGAGACGGCCCGCCAAATCAAGGTAGGGCTTAACTGCAGCCATAGTCTTAGCATCTAAGGACGGGATATTTACGGTATTTTTTACAACTTCACCTTTTAGGGCAGCCACGATTTCTTTAGCCACATCCACAGCCACATTAAGCTGCGCTTCTTCAGTAGAGGCGCCCAAGTGCGGAGTCATAATCACATTATTAAATTCATACAAAGGACTTTCGGTATTGGGTTCTTTTTCAAAAACATCCAGTGCGGCACCCGCAACTTTACCCGACTTTATAGCATTATATAATGCTTCCTCGTCAATAATTCCACCGCGCGCGCAGTTAATTATGCGCACACCATCCTTCATCACAGCAATTGTTTTCTCATTGATCAGGTGGTAGGATTCCTTAGTTTTAGGCATATGAATAGTCAGAAAATCAGCCTGCTTGAGAACATCCTCCAGCGGAAGCACCTTAACGCCCATTTTAGCGGCTGCTTCTTCGTTAATATACGGGTCATAGGCTACAATATTCATTTCCATAGCCAGGGCTCTTTTGGCAACGTTAGAACCAATTCGGCCCATACCTAAAACACCCAGTGTTCTTCCTCT
Proteins encoded in this region:
- the serS gene encoding serine--tRNA ligase — encoded protein: MLDLKFVRNNPETVKEALAKRGNRGSLDEFLKLDEQRREKLVVVEQLKNRRNTVSQEVGRLKKEGQPAEQIVLEMRQVSQEIKDLDDQLRVIEEELQAILLGIPNIPDVSVPVGKSETDNIEIRLWGEPTKFDFEPKAHWDIGEGLDIIDFERGAKVTGARFSFYKGLGARLERALINFMLDLHTSQHNYVEIFPPFIANQDSMQGTGQLPKFAEDMFKLENTNYYLIPTAEVPVTNLYREEILDGEKLPICHVAYSACFRAEAGAAGRDTRGLIRQHQFNKVEMVKFCHPDTSFEELDKLVLNAEKVLQLLELPYRLIILCTGDLGFSSAKTFDLEVWLPGYQTYREISSCSNFTDFQARRAGIKFKTGKAKPQYVHTLNGSGLAIGRTLAAVLENYQQRDGSVKVPRVLQPYMGGLKEIAR
- the serA gene encoding phosphoglycerate dehydrogenase; this translates as MKVLVLDGVAEEGLVPFREEPGLEIDIKKKLTEDELVEIIPQYHAMIVRSATKVTPRVLDHANNMIVVGRAGVGVDNIDLAAATNKGVLVVNAPDGNTIAAAELTMAMILGLSRSVPQANATLRSGKWDKKAFMGVELRGRTLGVLGMGRIGSNVAKRALAMEMNIVAYDPYINEEAAAKMGVKVLPLEDVLKQADFLTIHMPKTKESYHLINEKTIAVMKDGVRIINCARGGIIDEEALYNAIKSGKVAGAALDVFEKEPNTESPLYEFNNVIMTPHLGASTEEAQLNVAVDVAKEIVAALKGEVVKNTVNIPSLDAKTMAAVKPYLDLAGRLGNFHAQMITGRVNKIELIYSGELSALEVTPITTAFLKGMLDPILQENVNFVNASVIAKNRGIEVIQTTAEMAKDYNNLMTAKVYCESGERVLAATLLQGNVAHLVNIDGYRVDVVPSGHMLVVPHYDRPKIIGKVGTLIGEHDINIAAMQVGRKEIGGKAVMVLTIDDVVPDDTLRAIAQVDGILDVKFVSL